The nucleotide sequence TATCGACCATTCTGGCGACGATGGATCTGGGTTAGGGAAATTTTGGGTAGATGGAACCAACAAGAAGGAACCCCTTATCATGAACATAATGTGCCTCCGACCATTAACGACAGGGACGGATTAATGGGTCAAACACAACAGGACACAATTTATACCTTATTTGCTAGGATGTTTAGGCATGAGAGACGCATTTAACGACTTCAAGGGACGGTTGATTATTTATATGTTCAGGAGAATCAGGATGGTAACTATTCCCGTTTTAACGAGATCGAGGGTGTTCAGTGTACACAGCAGGAGGAGATTGAGTTGTTGAAGCATCGTGTTGATGATTTATCGGCTAGGAATCGTGATCTTGCGGAGCAAGTTACTTGTTTGAACATCCGTTTGAACGAAGTGATTTCGGTGATTAACACCATTGCACCACCTTAGACTCATCGTTTGTGATTAGGAGTGTTGATTTTCTAGCTTACACTCTTAGATGTTcataattcggatattatatattaagtaatTATTGTATTAGTTGTTTATATGTATGAAAGGAACTAACGGGTAGGTTAGATACCCAAATTTTGTAATATTGAAAAGCCTATCTTAATCGATAACTTTTATATTATGATTGCTTGAGTTCATTTTCATAttatgaacaattatatatatattacttataataTCTCGAATATTTGAATTGTCTGTAGTTAGAAAATGCCTCCGAAGAGAAATCCAAACGCGGGAATGAGTGCTGCTCAAATTGAGGAGATGGTAACTCAAAGAGTAGCTGAAGCAATTGCTAATGCTGAAGCAGGACGTGCAGCAAATGCCGCGAATGAAAGGAGACCCGAGGTGGCAAACGTTCAGCAACGATGCAATTACAAGACATTTATGGGTTGCAAGCCCCGGAGTTTTTCAGGAACGGAAGGACCCATAGGGTTAATGAGGTGGCTTGAAAAACTAGAATCAATATTCCAAATCAGTGAGTGCGCAGACAATGATCGAGTGAAGTTCGCATCATGTACTCTCATGGATGTAGCATTAAATTGGTGGAATTCTTTTGCCAAGTGTGTGGGTATTGATGTTGCATAtaatacgccatgggaagaattcaagaaGCAGATGATCGATGAGTATTGCCCAAGGAATGAGATTCAGAGGCTAGAAACTGAGTTGTGGAACTTAAAGTTACAAGGAACGGATATCTCAGGATATACTAATCGATTTCTTGAGTTAGCTTTAATGTGCCCAACCATGGTCACTCTCGAATATAAGAGAGTTGAGAGATATATTTGGGGTTTGTCAGAAGACATTCAAGGTAATGTACTGTCATCAAAACCAGGAACGATTCAGAGTGCTATTTGTATGGTGCATGATTTAATGGCGCAAGTAGTGCAACGTCAAACAATCAATGCTAAGACAGATGTGAAGGTTACGACTGAGAAGtgtaagtgggatggaaaccaaGAAGGCAATTCTAAGAAGCAAGGAACTGCTAAGGTGGAGAGTTCGAATAGCAAGTATGCAGGAAAGAAACCCTATTGCAGCAGATGCACGAAACATCATTTCGGTGTGTGTACTGTAGTTTGTGAAAGATGCAAGAAGCAAGGGCATCTCTCAAAGGATTGTAGAGTTCATTTATCAGGGAATGATAAGAACGATAAAAACAATCAGAATGTTTGCTTTGGATGTGGTCAAGTAGGGCATTTCAAGAAAGAATGTCCTAAGATTAAGAAGGGTGAAACGGCTAAGGGCCGAGCTTTTCAGATTACCACGAAGGAAGCTCGTGAAGACCCAgagttagtcacgggtacgttcctcatcaataatcatttagcatctattttatttgataccggCGCTGATAAAAGTTTTATAGCTTAGGATTTTAGTGTTGTGATAAATAGGCCTTTAACTGCCTTAGACACTAGATATGCTGTAGATTTGGCAAACGGTAAGTTGATAAAAGTAGATAAGATTATGCGTGGTTATGCCTTAAATTTGTCAAACAATCTGTTCGAAGTTGATTTAATGCCCATTGAGTTTGGAAGTTTcgatgttgttattggtatggactgGTAATCTAAGAATCGTGCGGATATTAATTGTAGGGAAAAGCCTATCCGTATACCTCTTGAGAATGGTGAGAACTTAGTCATCTAAGGAGATAAGAGTAAGATAAACCTTAATATTATTTCCTGTATGAAAGCTCGAAGGTATCTAAAGAAGGGATATCCTTCCATTCTCGTGCACGTGAAAGAACTCAAAACCAAAGAAGTTGGATTAGAGGATGTTCCAGTTGTTCATGAGTTTCCTCAAGTATTCCCAGAAGATTTTCCAGGATTACCTCCGCATAGACAAGTTgaattccagattgatttagttcccggaGCCACACCAGTTGCCAAATCGCCTTATCGATTAGCTCCTTCAGAATTACAGGAACTATCCAATCAACTCCAAGAATTGTTGGATAAAGGGTTTATTCGACCTAGTGTTTCTCCGTGGGGTGTTCTAatcttgtttgtcaagaagaaggacggatctttcagaATGTGCATTGACTACCGAGAGCTGAATAAGCTTACAGTCAAGAATCGTTACCCTTGCCAAGGatagatgatctatttgaccaattgcaagggtcaagtgtttattctaagatcgacctCAGATCAGGGTACTATCAATTAAGAGTCAAAGAGGACGATGTGCCTAAGACAGCATTCAGAACGCGCTGTggccattatgaatttttggtaatgccatttggtttaaccaacGCCCCTGCAGTATttatggatctgatgaacagggtaTGTAAGCCATATCTAGATAAATTCATCATAGTATTTATCGATggtattttgatctactccaagaataAAGAAGAGCACGAGCAACATTTGAGATTAGTTTTACGACTTTTGGAAAAAGAGCAattatatgctaaattttcaaagtgtggttTTGGCTCAATTCagtccaatttttgggtcatgtggtTGATTGAGAAGGCATCCACGTTGATCCTACCAAGATCGGGGCTATTAAGAATTGGGAAGTACCTAAGAACCCGTCTCAAATTCATCAATTTCTAGGACTTGCTGGATATTATAGAAGATTTATTCAGAATTTCTCCAAGATAGCAAGACCGTTGACTGTGTTAACACACAAGGATAAGAAATTTGAATGGTCCTCAGCACAGGAATCTGCTTTTCAGATGCTGAAATAAAAGTTGACAACCGCACCTGTACTATCACTACCTGAAGGAAATGAAGATTttctggtttattgtgatgcgtctaggCAAGGGTTAggatgtgttttaatgcaacgacagAAGGTCATTGCGtatgcatctcgtcaactgaagaaccatgagcagaattatacaacccatgatttggaGTTAGGAGCAATTGTGTTTGCGTTGaaaatatggagacattatttatatgggacCAAGTGTACCATATATATAGATCATAAAAGCCTTTTGCATATTTTCAATCAAAAACAGTTAAACATGCGACAAAGACGTTGGGTGGAGCTTATAACAGATTATGATTGTGATATTCGATATCATCCAGGGAAAGCGAACATTGTAGCTAATGCATTGAGTCGCAAAGAAAGGGTTAAACCTCTGAGAGTTAGGTCATTGAATATGACTATTCAGACAAACCTTGTGTCTCGTATTCAAAATGCACAATCGGAAGCTATGAAGGAAGAGAACGTGAAGAAGGAAGGAATTAGTGAGAAGGATAAGAACTTTGAAGTTAAGACTGACGGAACCTGATATTTTGCAAACAGAATTTGGATTCCAAagattggtggattgagagaacttatgatagatgaagcacacaagatgagatattcaattcatccagggtcTGGGAAAATGTACCATGACTTAAAAGAATTCTATTGGTGGCCAAACATGAAGGCTGagattgcaacttatgttgggaagtgcttGAAATGTTCGAAGGTCAAGGCTGAGAatcagaaaccgacaagatggaaaagttggcaGATTTGTATATCAAGGAGATTGTCTCTAGATATGGAGTtccaatttctattatctctgaccgagatagCATATTTACTTCAAGATTTTGGCAATCTTTACAAAAAACCCTAGgtactcgtctggatatgagtacggcttatcatccccaaactattctgacgtttgaagacatgctccgagcatgtgtaattgattttggaagTGGCTGGGATCAGTATTTACCTTTAGATGAGTTctcgtataacaatagttatcactcaagTATAAAGGCTGCTCCATTTGAAGCTTTGTATGGAAGGAAATGTAGATCACCATTGTGTTGGAGTGAGATTGGTGATTCACAATTGACAGGACCCGATATTATCCAAGAGACAACCAAGAAGATCTTTCAAATTCAAGAAAGACTAAAGACAGCGAGaaataggcaaaagagttatgccgatgtccgaaggaaatttttagaatttcaagtgggtgacaaagttatgctaaaagtttctccatggaaaggagtAATAAGGATTGGGAAGCGAGGAAAGCTGAGCCCAAGATATGTAGGACCTTTTGAGGTTATTGAAAGGATTGGTCCAGTTGCATATAGATTGAAACTACCACAGGAGCTTGGTGGTATTCATAAtgctttccatgtatcgaacttgaaaaagtgtttgtctGATGAGAATTTAGTAATTCCTTTAGAAGAATTAAGCATCGATGACAAGTTGCATTTTGTCGAGGAGCCAGTAGAGGTATTGGATCGTGAGGTAAAAACATTGAAGCATAGTAGAATTCCAATTGTTAAAATTCGTTAGAATGCCGGGAGAGGTCCAGAGTTCACATGGGAATGTGAGGATCATATAAGACAGAAATATCCCCATTTATTCGACAATCAAAGTACCTCCTAAATTTTGAGGACGAAATttttcttaacgggtaggtaaggTCATAACTCTAGCTTTTCGACCTAAGTTTTCTAGTTCGACTTCTTTAAGTTACCTTTTCCGATATGACAAGTAAATTTTTTAATCTATGTCTTGgtttattttagggtttgtataGCCCTAAGGATGCATTTTAAACTTTACTTGATTGGGTATTACTTTACATATTTGCATAAAGTTATAAACCCTAACTTATCATCATAAACCCTAGTTCACTACTATGAACCCTAATTCATTACCATAAACCCTAAAGTTGAAAattatacttttatgtatatattaatttaataaataaacttGTTAACTAAGTATTTAGAATAATGACTTGAGACAATTTCATTTGAACATTTGTTCATAAGATAGAAACCTTTCTACACCTCTTCATTTTCACAACTAGTCTTGAATTCCTTGAACTTAACCATTTCTATCAACTTTAACCTATCTTGATTAGAACCTAACTTTAGCTTACTTCATAAACCCTAAACATACATGTAAACATCTTAGGATTTAACATTAGAAAGCCTACACAAGTACATGTACACTTGCAAAACCAAAAATTGACTagaacaccatcatcatcatcaacgttttcatcatcatcatacaccatCATCAAAATATCTTCTCAAATATCTTCtctaatgcttctccattaagctaAGCATCATTTAAGACACAATCATGATATTCATTAATGAGCAAGGATGAGTCACTCCCTCCCCCTCTTCTCCTTGTGCCACAtcccacaccaccaccaccatgatCTCTATATAAAGCTCACTTCTAcctctcattcatccatttctccaTTCCCCTTTCCCTCTCTACTCTTTCTTACTCTCAAATATAGATCGTAGGCCATCTAATAATCATATTCTTGAAGCTTTAGAAGTAGATTTCATCAAGGTATAACTAGCTAACTTAATCTCttcatcatttctagtcaaaaatcaaGAACCTTCATGGTGTAAAAAGCTAGATCTAGAGTGTTAATTCACTCAAGGATGAGTATAAAGCTAACCTTGATTTTGATACTAGATCAATATACTTAAGATCTATATATGTCCAATCTCTTAAAATGAAGTTAAAGTAAGAACCAAAGTGATTATAGTATGTAACACTATTTTGTCTTTGAGCTGTCCAAATTTTTACTTGAAGTCTATGACCTAAACACCAACTTATGTTTGCTCTTTGGAACTCGTGAATTTAtatgatgttcatatatgtgtTTGAGACTTCTAGTAAAAGTTTCATGATTTAAATCAAAGGGAAAGTcattttagattttttttttgtGAAACAGGTTCAGATTCATGGCAATCTGACCAAGGGTGAAAGAATCATGCATAGATTAAAATGTAAACTAGATTTCGAACCAAAGTCTTCTGATATAATTATTACACTTAATAAGGAAACCAAGTACATTAAAATCACTTAAATCCATTAAGAAATCATCAAGATATAGTCCTATATATTTGACACAATAATTTGTTGAAGTCAGAAATTAGTCTAAAACCTTATCTCTAAAGACAAAGTTAATGAAAACTTTGAGACTATTACTTTTGGGAACAAGCACTTTTATATGTTCTAAGGCTTCTGTAAAGTTCTTGAGTCAAATAGATAAGTTCTCCTATTTTTAAATTTGCAAAAGATTGTATAGTGTAAAACTGAACTGTTTTGCACACTTGTAAAGAAATGAACTTTTGACCAACTTATGTTCTGAGTTTAGAGGCTAACCTTACATGGTTAGAACCTACACTCAAAGAGATTTCCAGAGATACTAAGTTCACTTAAAATGGATGTCTAGATCTTTAGAAACACCTACACTTATATCATGATAAAACTAGTCGAAAACAGTCTTTTTCTAAAACTATGAACTAGTAACTTTTGAAACCAAGAATTGATTTCGACATGTAAGATTACTTAAGGGATTGATCTTAAACTTTAAATTAAGTACTATATCATATAGTAATACCTCTGACCTATTAACatttcattaggtctcaagcccggaACACCGAACACAATCTGACCAATTACCGTGAACGCTTCGCACCGCTTTACTTGtgagttcgtagtcccatttttaatcaatcttttatacttttgggatgagataatacttttttatggttttacatattggaatcaagtacttacaactatattctatgttgagtaacaaaTGTCATTTTAGAAagcccgattttgatatcgttaattaccggtttggtaaacgtaaatattatgaatagatctatttgaggatgactcctcacatcaggataggcctACTAGGCTATCAGATGCATAAACTTCGACCACttgcacttagaccttaagtgacgcttattttcgggtacttttacgttaacgttcgatatcgaaagctcatgaactagaataaccttttaactgttttatacatgaaatcttgatGTCCATTAACTTATGCATTgtaattaaacctatgaactcaccaatatttatattgacgtttttaagtatttatctcaggtacttagcttttggaagcactttcaggtcgggcatcgtggaagttttaaaaatgtcttttgttaaatctagtattgataggctagattatgatgtatttttatttgtactatgtctgtacttgtattttgtaaccacgatgtaccaaaactaaaaacagAGACCGTGATGTAATAATATTTTTGTTTCCGCTGCTATGTTGACTAAAACCTGGGACACTATGTTGAAGTTCACACCACATCTTGGGAAATCGAGACGGGGGTCGTGACAATAAGTCTCTGGTCAACGAAACTGTTGGGGAAGAAGAAAAACACAGACAGGAGGATTAAATAAATAAGGGAGTggtataatttcagaaaaacacgGGTAGCTAGATAGTTTAGTAgcgtgtcgggtttcgagaggtcaggggttcgagtccctggagttGCAGTAATTTTTTTAGGCCGATCTCCTTTAAGGTAGCTTCAATTTTTtttcatttgtattattattattattattattattattattattattattattattattattattattattattattattattattattattattattattattattattattattattattattattattataattattattattattattattattattagtattattattattattattattattattattattattattattattattattattattattattattatgtgtattaatgattattgttattattatgattattaatattatgaatgttagaattataattattattactaaaatcttattattatttataataattaaagacgttattatcattagtatattttttttatcattcaagtattattattattattatgattatgattattattgttattattaaacttatcatttttgttattattattattatcattaagtaataaaaattttattagtattagtattattaataagtattatgaatattagttattattgttattactgctaataaaagtagtagttaccaattattattatcgttatcataaccctagttacaattataattattattattagtattattattattattattattattattattattattattattattattattattattattattactactactactattattactaatattattatcaaaataggtattattattaaataatatgattattaatattatctttattaatctcaaaaactacctttttaagcagataaatattttgtacataaaatatatttattacgtatactataattatattgaaatttcacataactatatataacaaacttactaatattaattatataaatacttacaaataacagaATATCGATTTttcaatataacattaaacaagtatggatatattaatataactatataaataataaccattttgaatataaacacaaattaaatatataatatataaattaagatataataaattgttcgattacgattatacgctttaatatatacataccaatgatataggttcgtgaatccgaggccaaccctgcattgttcaatgtcttcatatgtatttttactacaaaatacagtattgtgagttttatttgctccttttttaaatgcttttgcaatatatatttttgggactgagaatacatgcgctgcttttataaatgttttatgaaatagacacaaataatcaaaactacattctatggttggattatcgaatcgaatatgcccctttttagcttggtagcctaagaattggtgtttatgataattgccaacaattgacgcgaatcctaaagatagatctatcgggcccaacgagccccatccgggttacggatgctttagtacttcaatttatcatattcgatgtgagtcccggaatgatagggatattctatatgcatcttgttaaggtcggttaccaggtgttcaccatatgaatgaattttaattcgcaagttacgcgtgacaatatatgaaatcttgtggtctattaaaatgatggaaatgaatgtttagattaactaatgaactcaccaaccttttggttgacacttgaaagcatgtttattctcaggtatgaaagaaatcttccgctttgcatttactcattttaaagatattacttggagtcattcatggtatatttcaaaaagacgttgcattcgagtcattgagttcatcaagaatattattaagtcatttatagttggatatattatgaaatggtatgcataccgtcaactttcgatgaaatgaaagcttgtcttttaaaaatgaatgcaatgtttgtaaaatgtatcatatagaggacaagtacctcgcgatgtaaccaaatgtaatgtattcgtccagatggattaggacgggtcgttaaagttggtatcagatcggtggtcttagcgaaccaggtcttgcattattgtgtctaactgatggttgtttagatgcattagtgagactagacttcgaccgtgtctgcatgtcaaaagttttgctaatcatttcttgtcaaaaattatttgcttatcatccttaaagtctagacacgtcttactgcctctattgcatagatagtgtatagataaattcatatcttagcttatctgttattgttacctttgcctgacagtttccgtagattcctccgtaacttatgggattttagtattatatatgcatatgtaaattatgtattgcagggtactaatctacattctataatctattttcttaccgaaaatccttcatttgagcatactagatgaatccctcaaccagttcgagtccctcagattccgatagctatttcgatagttattccgacaactattccgacatggatattcacctaagctctgaaagcagcgtaaacgaaatagatcaaccaattagtcatcttcgatcctggatgaattggggatgggttcgtagtcgacttaaacgaTGGAGACgataagaaggcgatcctttccaccaaacaAATTGCTCTCTTGacaaagaatctgaagcacttaccggtgaacctgttcgtaataccattttctctctcatttccagagtatctcgtcatgattatatactatctcaaattctagatcttattcatccactcatcccaatcgacaatcattctggagtaatggaagaagtcaacgagcttcgcgctcgagtaatcaatttggagaatatggtgcaaaacttaccagcttcaacatcaacaccagtaccaccaacaacccaagtttcaacatcacatgcctcaacatcacaatctataactcaagtataatcatcgttttacatgacgttctacatcatttatcctcgttcgacatgacgattatgtaatctctaaagttttggagattattcattctagttccaaccgaaaatcagatgagattaatatcatattaactcataaatccatgattacatctgaagaaaatatatatgtatatatgttttcataaagattgtaattaaaaattcttttgtacaaactgttaatggtgaaaatattttaacgggtaggtaatacccgaggaatatttagatttcacattagtaagttacactgtacattattcgaatctgattcaacaatcatttactatcctacttacatccacagatatatgtatccgttcaccacataataaccattttcattcaatttcatatttggattttgacctatcagaattcaacaagtggcataataaagaaaacattggacaaaaataaaatttgttagaaacaaacaaattaactatgagaaattttgttaagaatccacgctaactgttcctagctagctgattacattttatttatcgcaatttaattatcgcaatttatattctcgcaattttatttatcgtcatttaaattctgttatttattttacgcactttaaatatcgggacacgtatacaaggttttgacatatcatatcgacgcatttatatatattatttggaataaccatagacactctatatgcagtaatgcttcagttagctatacagggtt is from Rutidosis leptorrhynchoides isolate AG116_Rl617_1_P2 chromosome 10, CSIRO_AGI_Rlap_v1, whole genome shotgun sequence and encodes:
- the LOC139871030 gene encoding uncharacterized protein, whose translation is MPPKRNPNAGMSAAQIEEMVTQRVAEAIANAEAGRAANAANERRPEVANVQQRCNYKTFMGCKPRSFSGTEGPIGLMRWLEKLESIFQISECADNDRVKFASCTLMDVALNWWNSFAKCVGIDVAYNTPWEEFKKQMIDEYCPRNEIQRLETELWNLKLQGTDISGYTNRFLELALMCPTMVTLEYKRVERYIWGLSEDIQGNVLSSKPGTIQSAICMVHDLMAQVVQRQTINAKTDVKVTTEKCKWDGNQEGNSKKQGTAKVESSNSKYAGKKPYCSRCTKHHFGVCTVVCERCKKQGHLSKDCRVHLSGNDKNDKNNQNVCFGCGQVGHFKKECPKIKKGETAKGRAFQITTKEAREDPEPLTALDTRYAVDLANGKLIKVDKIMRGYALNLSNNLFEVDLMPIEFGSFDVVIGMDWYLKKGYPSILVHVKELKTKEVGLEDVPVVHEFPQVFPEDFPGLPPHRQVEFQIDLVPGATPVAKSPYRLAPSELQELSNQLQELLDKGFIRPSVSPWGVLILFVKKKDGSFRMCIDYRELNKLTVKNRYPCQG
- the LOC139871031 gene encoding uncharacterized protein, coding for MEKLADLYIKEIVSRYGVPISIISDRDSIFTSRFWQSLQKTLDEFSYNNSYHSSIKAAPFEALYGRKCRSPLCWSEIGDSQLTGPDIIQETTKKIFQIQERLKTARNRQKSYADELGGIHNAFHVSNLKKCLSDENLVIPLEELSIDDKLHFVEEPVEVLDREGLYSPKDAF